The following coding sequences lie in one Niabella agricola genomic window:
- a CDS encoding YebC/PmpR family DNA-binding transcriptional regulator, with the protein MGRIFEVRKASMFARYDRMAKQFTRIGKEIAIAVKAGGPDPATNAALRRCMQNAKSVNMPKDRVEAAIKRAQGKEMENYDEILYEGYGPHGVAILVETATDNHVRTVANVKSHFNKGGGTLGNSGSVAFQFTKMGVFKLNPQGLNAEDLELELIDAGLEELGESTDENGKEILVVRVAFTDFGNMQKALEERNITPISAEVEWIPGTTVPVTDEQAEEVSKLIERLEQDDDVQKVFHNMQ; encoded by the coding sequence ATGGGAAGGATATTTGAAGTTCGCAAGGCCAGTATGTTTGCCCGCTACGACCGCATGGCCAAACAATTTACGCGTATCGGTAAGGAAATTGCCATTGCGGTGAAGGCCGGTGGCCCCGACCCCGCAACCAACGCGGCGTTGCGCCGTTGCATGCAGAACGCCAAAAGCGTTAACATGCCCAAGGACCGCGTTGAAGCCGCGATCAAGCGGGCGCAGGGCAAGGAAATGGAGAATTATGATGAAATTCTTTATGAAGGATATGGACCGCATGGAGTGGCCATCCTTGTAGAAACGGCAACAGACAACCACGTACGCACTGTTGCGAATGTAAAATCGCATTTTAATAAGGGTGGCGGCACCCTGGGCAATAGCGGCAGTGTGGCCTTCCAGTTTACCAAAATGGGCGTATTTAAATTAAATCCGCAAGGATTGAATGCTGAGGATCTGGAGTTGGAGTTGATCGATGCAGGTTTGGAAGAGTTGGGTGAAAGCACGGATGAGAACGGCAAAGAGATCCTGGTGGTACGGGTAGCGTTCACCGATTTCGGAAATATGCAAAAAGCCCTGGAAGAACGGAATATTACGCCCATCAGCGCAGAAGTAGAATGGATCCCCGGCACTACCGTTCCGGTAACAGACGAACAGGCTGAAGAGGTAAGTAAGCTGATTGAGCGCCTGGAGCAGGATGATGATGTACAGAAGGTATTTCACAATATGCAATAG
- the ytxJ gene encoding bacillithiol system redox-active protein YtxJ, protein MNWIPLENEAQLEAIDQASESRPQLIFKHSTRCSISSVIKSRLNKGSLPETVDFYYLDLIAYRPISNAIAERYGIRHESPQVLLIKNGKCVYDESHSAVYMEDIMDAAGS, encoded by the coding sequence ATGAACTGGATTCCCCTGGAAAATGAAGCACAGCTGGAGGCGATCGACCAGGCTTCGGAAAGCCGGCCTCAGCTGATTTTCAAGCACAGTACCCGTTGCTCCATCAGCAGCGTGATAAAAAGCCGGCTGAATAAAGGGAGCTTACCGGAGACGGTTGATTTTTATTACCTCGACCTGATCGCCTACAGGCCCATATCCAACGCCATCGCTGAACGCTATGGAATCCGGCATGAATCACCCCAGGTGCTGCTGATCAAAAACGGGAAATGCGTGTATGATGAAAGTCATAGTGCCGTATATATGGAAGACATTATGGATGCAGCCGGCAGTTAA